The following proteins come from a genomic window of Gossypium raimondii isolate GPD5lz chromosome 5, ASM2569854v1, whole genome shotgun sequence:
- the LOC128041190 gene encoding protein PLANT CADMIUM RESISTANCE 2-like, whose translation MNHPSGQPQNELPWSAGFCDCCSDLKTCCISYWCPCITFGQIAEIVDKGSTSCGASGALYTLIMFITGCGCLYSCCYRSKLRKQYNLEGGDCGDCMRHFCCEPCALTQEYRELQNRGFNMSIGWHANVEKNPGLAMAPAVEKGMSK comes from the exons ATGAACCACCCATCAGGACAGCCTCAAAATGAACTTCCTTGGTCCGCCGGATTCTGCGATTGTTGCTCTGACCTGAAAACTT GTTGCATTTCATACTGGTGCCCATGCATCACCTTTGGCCAGATTGCTGAGATTGTTGATAAAGGGTCGACTT CATGTGGGGCAAGTGGGGCACTATACACATTAATAATGTTCATCACCGGGTGTGGGTGCTTATATTCTTGCTGCTACCGATCCAAACTGAGAAAGCAGTATAACTTGGAAGGAGGCGATTGTGGCGATTGCATGCGTCATTTCTGCTGCGAGCCTTGTGCTTTGACACAAGAGTATCGTGAGCTCCAGAACCGTGGATTCAACATGTCTATCG GTTGGCATGCAAATGTGGAGAAGAACCCAGGGCTGGCAATGGCTCCAGCGGTAGAAAAAGGCATGAGCAaatag
- the LOC128041189 gene encoding syntaxin-51-like produces MASPSDKWIKEYNDAIKIADDINGMISGKGSLPSSGPETQRHASAIRRKITILGTRLDGLQSLLSKPTGKPLTDKEMNRRKDMVTNLRSKSNQMASAFNMSNFANRDSLLGPETKPDTMSRTIGLDNSGLIGLQRQLMKEQDEGLEKLEETLVSTKHIALAVSEELDLHTTLIDDLGQHVDVTDSHLQRVQKNLGIMNKPINGGWSCMCMLLAVIGIVVLLVLIYLLIKYL; encoded by the exons ATGGCATCTCCTTCAGATAAATGGATAAAAGAATACAATGATGCAATAAAAATTGCAGATGATATCAATGGCATGATATCCGGCAAGGGTTCCTTGCCTTCGTCCGGACCGGAAACACAGCGTCACGCTTCAGCTATTCGAAGGAAGATTACGATCTTAGGGACTCGACTCGATGGATTGCAATCCCTCTTGTCTAAACCTACTGGGAAGCCATT AACAGATAAGGAGATGAATCGACGCAAAGACATGGTCACGAATTTGAGATCAAAATCGAATCAAATGGCTTCGGCATTCAACATGTCGAACTTTGCTAATAGGGACAGCTTACTAGGGCCAGAAACTAAGCCAGATACTATGAGTAGAACAATCGGTTTGGATAACTCCGGCCTTATCGGTCTTCAACGACAACTAATGAAAG AGCAAGATGAGGGTCTCGAGAAGTTGGAGGAAACACTCGTAAGCACGAAGCACATCGCATTAGCGGTCAGCGAAGAACTTGATCTGCATACCACACTAATT GACGACCTCGGGCAACATGTCGATGTCACCGATTCTCATCTACAG AGAGTGCAGAAAAACTTGGGAATTATGAACAAGCCCATCAATGGCGGATGGTCGTGTATGTGCATGCTTTTAGCTGTCATTGGAATTGTGGTTCTGCTTGTCCTTATATACCTACTCATCAAATACTTGTAA